In the Acidobacteriota bacterium genome, GCCCTGCGCCTGGCGGAGGCCGTGGCGGTCGCGGCGGTGAAGAAGCGGGCGCTGCCGCGGAAGGCAGGGAAGGCGGTGGCCGTGGCGCCGCTGCGCGCAGGACCGAGAAGCGCGACTTCCCGGCAGGCTCCTACATCGTCCGCATGGATCAACCGTATTCGCGGATCGCGGACGCGTTGTTCGACTACCAGTACTGGTCGCCCAACGACCCGCAGAGCAATCCGTACGACGACACCGGGTGGACGTTTCCCGAGGCGTTTAATGTGCAGGCCATCCGCGTGATGGACACGCAGGTGTTGGAGGTTGGCGTCGAGAAGGTCAGCGGCGCCGTGACCGCCGCCGGCGGCGTGCACCGGGTTGACGGTGGAGCCGCAGCAGCGGGCGCGCCCGCACCGGTGGCCGGGGCCACGACCTTCGCCATAAATCACAATGCCGACAACGCGATCTTCGCGCTGCGGTATCGCATGCCGGCCGCCGACATTGCGGTAGCGGAAGAGCCGTTCGAAAGTGGCGGCATGAAGTTCAACCGCGGGTCGTTCATCCTGCGCAATGTCAGCCAGGCCGATCTGCATCGTGAGACGACCGCGCTTGGCCTCAAGGCGTTCCCGCTCGCCTCTGCGCCCACGGTGAAGGCCCATCCGGCGCGCGCCGCCCGCGTGGCGTTGATGCACACCTGGACCAGCACGCAGACCGAAGGGTGGTGGCGCATCGCCCTCGACAACGTCGGCATTCCGTACGACTACATCTCCACGCAGGAGGTGGCGCGTGATGCCAACCTGCGCGCGAAGTACGACGTGATCCTGTTTGGCCCCGGGGGCGGCAGCAGCCAGTCGATCATCAACGGCATGCCGATGTGGCGCGGTCCCATTCCGTGGAAGAACTCGCCCGACACTCCGAATATCGGCACCTACGCGCAGACCGACGACATGCGCCCCGGGCTTGGACTGCAGGGCCTGATGAACTTGCAGAACTTCGTCAAGCAGGGTGGTGTGTATGTGGGCGCCGTCGGCAGCGCCACATTTGCGCTCGAGAACGGCATGACGCACGGTGTCTCGATGAACACGCCCGGCACGGCCACGCGGGTGGTCGGCAGCCTCCTGCGCACCCAGCTCGTGGATGATGCGAGTCCAATCGTGTATGGAATCCAGGACCGTCTCGCGGTCTATAGCGACAGCGGGCAGAGCTTCAGTGTGAGCGCCACGGGCGGCGGCGGCCGGGGCGGCGGTGGTGGCGGAGCCGGTCGTGGCGGTGGGGCGGGTCCACGGGCCACGGGCCGAGGCTTACCCGATGAAGTGGATTCGGTGCAGGGCCGCCCGGCACTGGACCCTCGTTTTGAAGCGGCCCCCACGCCCCGCGTGGACGCGTGGGCCTATGCGTTGCCGACTGATGAGCAACTGCGTTCGCCGCTCAACATCATTCCGCCACAGTATCGCCCGCGCGTGCCGCTGCGTTTTGCGGATCAGAATCAGCTGCTGGTGTCTGGTCTTCTGCAGGGCGGCGGCGACATCGCGCAGCGCCCGGTGGTCGTGGATGTCCCGATGGACTTGGGGCACGTGGTGCTCTTCGCCAACAACCCGCTGTATCGCGGAACGACGGTGGGCAGCTACGCGATGGTACTCAACGTGATCGTCAACTTCGACAACCTCAACGCGGGGCGCAAGGTCGACGCTAAGTAAACACTGATCTACACGAGGCATGCTCCTTCACGCCTCGTGTGGATACTCCTATCCCCCAGACGCGATTCGAAGGTCCTGGACCTTTTTCTCGCCATCACCCAGAACAAACGCGATCGACGCGGCGGCGAGTTCTTCGAGCAGCGCTGGGTCGCGGAGTTCTTCGGCGCCGATATCGGTGACCGCGGCGATGCGATACGCGCCGGCCGGCAGGTTGGCAAACGCGAACTTGCCATCGGTACCGGGGCGCGTGGAACGAACACGACGGGTTGATCCCCACAGCGCCCGGTCCGCCGGGAAGAGCACCACGGTGTAGTCGGGCGCGGGGCGCTTGGAGGCGTCCTGCAGTGTGCCCGACAGCGCCTGCGTCCGGTTGGTAAACGTGAAGACGGCGTCGGTGATGGTGTCACCGGCTGCGAGTTCAAACGGCGTGTCTAATGCGTCTTTGCCTTTGATGACCGCCGACTTCAGAATCCAGTTGGCCTCCGGCGTATTGAAGTTGGCGCTGACGCGATAGCGGCCTGGCGGGACACCTTTGATGCTGACGCCGCCCGAGGCGGAGACTTGCGTTGTGTTGGCGCCCATGCCGATCATGGCGTTGCCTTCAGCCGGAATGAGGTTCACGCGGGCGCGGGTGAACAACGTCGGTGGGTCCACACCGTCCGCTTCAAACGCCATGTGCCCGACGATGGTCATGCCTTCCTGCAGGGCGAGTGTGACGCCGCTGACTGGCTGGCCGTCGATGTCCACGTCGGCGCTTGCCCACAGGGGCGGAGCGCCCTCCTGATTCACCCGGGCGCTGATCGTGTACGCACCCGGTGTAATGCCCGTGAAGGAGAACTTGCCGTCGGGGCCCACGCGCCTGTTGGCCGACGAGATGTTGACGATCATGGCCGAGCCGCTGGCCGACAGGCGCGGCATCATCAGGAGTTCTACCGCCTCCAGCCGGACCGATCCTGGTCCGACCACCACTCCGTCGATCGACGCGGTGCGTACGAACTGTACGGACACGTCCACGCCCGATCGCTCTTCTCCGGTTTTCAGCGTGATGACGCCGGCCTGCGCGGCTGTGAGCGCGCCCGGGTAGAACACGGCCGTGTAGCCCATCGTGACGGGAGGTTCCACGGGCGCGTCTGCGGCAGCCGGCTGCTTCATGGCCTGCTGCGCCGCGGAGATGTCGGTCTCGGTCATCCGGCGGATATCGCCCCAGGCGGAGTAGCGTGGTGTGGCTGAGATGACGTAGTCGCCCGCCGGCAGGCCGTAGAGGCGATAGACGCCGCGGTCGTCCGTGCTTTCGCCGAAGAGGGCGCCGGCCATGGGCACGTTCGACAACGTGCGTTCGCCGTTGACCGTGCGCACCAGCTGCGCGCGCACGTTGGTGCCTGATGCAGGCTGGCCATATTCATCCACGATGCGGCCCGTGATGACGCCGCCTCTGGCCATCCGCATCTGGAGGTTCTGCGATCGCTGGACATCCGTGAGGTTCACGGGAGTGCCGGGCCGGTCATGTCGCCGCGCCCCAAACGCCGTGCGCACAAACCCTGGCTTCGAGGCTTCGATGGTGTAGGTGCCCAGCGGCAGGTCCGGAAACACGAATCGTCCCTTGGCGTCGGTATACGCGCTGACGGGGTCACCGTTGGATGCAATCGCCCGCACCAACGCCCGCCGCACAGGCTGCGACGTCTCTTCGTCGGTGACGATGAGGCCGGCAATTTCGCCCACGATCCCGGTGGTCACGCGCGTGTCGCGCGAGGGTTGCTGACGTACCGCCTGCGCCCACAGGGCTGCGCTGGCCACGCAGGCGATCACACAGGTCAACACGACGCGACGCATTACGAAGGTCCTTTCACGGAAGTCAATGTCACGGCGCGCGCGTCGGCGTCACCGATGCGGATCTGCGTGGCGCTGCGCGACACCGTGTCGAGGTACGCGGGATCCTGCCAGGTCCGCGGCGCCGACCCTCCAATGGCGACCACGTGATATTCACCCGGCGGGAGCGGACCAATCTTGAAGGTGCCGTCTTTGCCGGTGCGAGACGTCTTGATCCGTCTCGGCTGCGATCCCGTGTCCACCCAACCCGACGGATCCACCGGGAACACGATGACCGATGCCGTCGCATCGGGGTTGCCCGACGCGTCGCGCACGGTGCCGGTCATCTCGGATGGCCGGTCGGTGAACGAGAGCAGAACGCCCCCGGCGCTTTCGTCCTTCAGTTCAACAGCGGTTTCAGTGATGTCGCGTCCGCCAAACGTAGCCGACCGCAGCGTCCATCCTTGCGGCGCATTGCTGACCCTCAGGATGTACTTCCCGGCCGGGACGCCCATCGTCTTGAACGAGCCCGTTTCGTCCACGCGTCCGCGGGCGTTACCGACCATGCCTGCCGTGCGGCCGTCCGCCGGCTCCAGGGTGATGCTGATGCCGCCACGGGCTTCCGCCGTCGGTTGTGCGGTGCCACCTTGGAACACCACATTGCCGCTGACCGAGAGTCCCTCGCGCAGAGACACCGTCATGCCGGCCAACGCCCGCGTCCCGACACCCACCGGCACTTCGGCCCAGAGCGTCGGCTCGGCCGGCAGGGGGGCGGCGCCGGCCGGTCGTGCGGCCACCACCTCCTGCGTGATCATGCGCACTTGCTCGCCGCCGAGCGACGTAAACGAGATCCGTTCACCGGCGCCACCGACAAAACGTGGTGTGCGCTGCGCGCGAAGCACGTATTGTCCGGCCGGTACGCCGGTGAATTCGAACTGACCGTTGGCGTCCGTGGTGGCAGTGGCTGCCTCGATGGGTGACACGAGATCTTCTGCGTCGGCTGGAATCAATTGCAGCTGCGTGTTGGCGGCCGGGCCGTCGGGGCCCACGACCATACCGGTGATGCTCAGTGCGCGCACCGGTGTCAGCGTGAAATCAACCGCGGTCCGTTCCTCGCCGGGCTGCACGGTGATGGCGACGGCCCGCGATGCCGAGAGTGCGCCGGTGTAGAACTCGGTCTGGTAGGTGAGTGGCTGTCCGTCGGCGTCGGTCCCGGCTGGGGGCACACCCCCGTCCGATGTCGTCATGAACGTCATGTTCCCGCCGCCTCCGCCCCCGCTGAGGGGCGCACCTTCGATGCGCACAGCAGCGACGGAGAAAGTGCCGCTTGCGCCGCTGCTCATCGAGCGTTCGGCTTCCCGCATGCCGCGCATCATGGAGTCGAGTGAGGGACGCTGTGTGAACGGCAACACCACGACATATTCGCCGGGCTCGAGCGATCCCATCCGGAACTGTCCGCGGTCATCGGTGGTGTCGAAGCCACTGTCGGTCAGCCGGCGTCGGCCACCGGTGTAGTCGCGGCGCAGCGCCCGCACGGGTGCGCCCACCAGCGGCTCGTTGTTTTCGTCGAGCACCGTGCCGGCGATGGCCGCATGACGCCACACCATGATGTCGGCGGTGCTGGTGCGCAACGTATCGGTGATCTCCACCGCCATGGGAGTACCACCGGGCCGCAGCCGCCCGTGTGCGCCATCCACAAAGCCCGGCCGCGATGCGGTGAGCGAGAAGCTCCCCTTCGGCAAACCGCGATATGCGAAGCGCCCCTGTCCGTCGGTCAGCACACGTTGGGGCGCGAACCCCGGCAGCGACAACGTGACAATCGTGCCGGCCACCGGGCTTGTGCCGTCAGCCTCGACGACCCGGCCCATGACCACGCCTGTGCCGATCTCCATGGGCTTGGTCCCGCCGCTCACGCCGGGCCCGATCATCTCGGTCACGGTCGTCGTCATGCTGGCGCCGGAGCTCGACACGACCACCTGTGCGCCGGCCATTGCGCCGACCGCGGTGCCGTTCATTGCGCCGA is a window encoding:
- a CDS encoding carboxypeptidase regulatory-like domain-containing protein, translated to MVGTSVGAIQVGAMNGTAVGAMAGAQVVVSSSGASMTTTVTEMIGPGVSGGTKPMEIGTGVVMGRVVEADGTSPVAGTIVTLSLPGFAPQRVLTDGQGRFAYRGLPKGSFSLTASRPGFVDGAHGRLRPGGTPMAVEITDTLRTSTADIMVWRHAAIAGTVLDENNEPLVGAPVRALRRDYTGGRRRLTDSGFDTTDDRGQFRMGSLEPGEYVVVLPFTQRPSLDSMMRGMREAERSMSSGASGTFSVAAVRIEGAPLSGGGGGGNMTFMTTSDGGVPPAGTDADGQPLTYQTEFYTGALSASRAVAITVQPGEERTAVDFTLTPVRALSITGMVVGPDGPAANTQLQLIPADAEDLVSPIEAATATTDANGQFEFTGVPAGQYVLRAQRTPRFVGGAGERISFTSLGGEQVRMITQEVVAARPAGAAPLPAEPTLWAEVPVGVGTRALAGMTVSLREGLSVSGNVVFQGGTAQPTAEARGGISITLEPADGRTAGMVGNARGRVDETGSFKTMGVPAGKYILRVSNAPQGWTLRSATFGGRDITETAVELKDESAGGVLLSFTDRPSEMTGTVRDASGNPDATASVIVFPVDPSGWVDTGSQPRRIKTSRTGKDGTFKIGPLPPGEYHVVAIGGSAPRTWQDPAYLDTVSRSATQIRIGDADARAVTLTSVKGPS
- a CDS encoding carboxypeptidase regulatory-like domain-containing protein, with amino-acid sequence MRRVVLTCVIACVASAALWAQAVRQQPSRDTRVTTGIVGEIAGLIVTDEETSQPVRRALVRAIASNGDPVSAYTDAKGRFVFPDLPLGTYTIEASKPGFVRTAFGARRHDRPGTPVNLTDVQRSQNLQMRMARGGVITGRIVDEYGQPASGTNVRAQLVRTVNGERTLSNVPMAGALFGESTDDRGVYRLYGLPAGDYVISATPRYSAWGDIRRMTETDISAAQQAMKQPAAADAPVEPPVTMGYTAVFYPGALTAAQAGVITLKTGEERSGVDVSVQFVRTASIDGVVVGPGSVRLEAVELLMMPRLSASGSAMIVNISSANRRVGPDGKFSFTGITPGAYTISARVNQEGAPPLWASADVDIDGQPVSGVTLALQEGMTIVGHMAFEADGVDPPTLFTRARVNLIPAEGNAMIGMGANTTQVSASGGVSIKGVPPGRYRVSANFNTPEANWILKSAVIKGKDALDTPFELAAGDTITDAVFTFTNRTQALSGTLQDASKRPAPDYTVVLFPADRALWGSTRRVRSTRPGTDGKFAFANLPAGAYRIAAVTDIGAEELRDPALLEELAAASIAFVLGDGEKKVQDLRIASGG